A genomic stretch from Salvelinus alpinus chromosome 38, SLU_Salpinus.1, whole genome shotgun sequence includes:
- the LOC139566286 gene encoding ras-associated and pleckstrin homology domains-containing protein 1-like isoform X4 encodes MEVMASCWRGQEEQGAKVKAEKIRVALEKIKEAQVKKLVIRVHMSDESSKTMMVDERQTVRQVLDSLLDKSHCGYSPDWSLVETINELQMERIFEDHENLVENLLNWTRDSHNKLMFIERIEKYALFKNPQNYLLGRKETSEMADRNKEALLEECFCGSSVSVPEIEGILWLKDDGKKSWKKRYFLLRASGIYYVPKGKAKASRDLVCFLQLDHVNVYYGQDYRSKYKAPTDYCLALKHPQIQKKSQYIKYLCCDDVRTLHQWFNGIRIAKYGKLLYVNYQEAMKRTEAAYDWSSLSTSSIRSGSSSGSASLPESQSNHSGQSDSGVDTASSHGRSQSVVSSIFSEAWKRGTQMEENTRMRESTRGATLPHPAQTHRQTPQLEPPALAAPPQPQQQPPPQTRSSYTHALPPKPQGGTSSPLQQQLPPQIRSSYTQVLPTLPQQPSPPPPQQPSPPPPQQPSPPPPQQPSPPPPQQPSPPPPQQPSPSPPQQLPPQIRSSYTQVLPTLAQQPFPPPPQQPFPPPPQQLPPQIRSSYTQVLPSLPFPPPPEQPFPPPPEQPFPPPPEQPFPPPPEQPFPPPTQQPFPPPPQQPFPPPPQQPFPPPPQQPFPPPPQQPFPPPPQQPSPPPPQQLPPQIRSSYTQVLPSLSPPPQPTPTPLSLPPQLSPPPQQLPPQIRSSYTQVLPSLPPQPSPPPPQLSPPPPQLSPPPPQQLSPQPYSSYNQAVPPPPPPPPPPPPLPASSTPHYSGPTVFAKYSTITRLQNQNAAHQAANHHRAQNNHQSPPRASAQAPPSPHQTAVKPLVNNINVPPPPPPPPPPSMPALGSAMAALRLGSPSPAGLPQFIPPPPESNGIPPPPPPPPPPDPMPGLCPLPYGANALLQALAQKFPSGPLQGLCPPAARLVESPPPPPPPPPPPPPTPPPPQKLSVPPPPPPPPPPPPPTPQQQYSPAAFPPPALPKTFSPGFLLHHSARKPLYPVSPLPPAPPAAPTPPPPPPPPPPVSMKKQHSLQIVHTPNQPPPTFPKQHSLSKPPPMSFTAPPTTTSLVKQMASQFPGSTLSTNQLESAKAPLSPPAVKAKPRWQPGCGQAQQQASEFPPPASESSLPFTPPPPPPPPPPAPVTSLAPLAPPPPPITGPTPPPPPLPPGNLCSPLKRSPSGSSTPSSGFSGWGGRKPPPATPQKASSIKSNSSAEYQESRRNLLSKFAPQSSSSPSTVPSFPAVSLGSSPSKDPSSSPAAPPAPPKPGKLNLANLPLALQAKVGQVGQQHQSTADFPRAVAYFPTPPPAFDLFPPPPLPSDGHVGAPKVAVVNPQPKVPPAPPGPPPPATINSSWGKGSLKKAPPPTLQRNQPSPPALSPPPKLPLPTSPPKGNGNNGAPQPGNFMDDLNRTLKRKSVSRQGSLSSSRLSGPKLELASGTMDDMELALPPPPPELLSGGNVSGYATLRRGPPPAPPKRGGNTKLTH; translated from the exons CTGGTGATCCGGGTGCACATGTCGGACGAGAGCTCCAAGACCATGATGGTGGATGAGAGACAGACTGTCAGACAGGTGCTGGACAGCCTGCTGGACAAGTCCCACTGTGGCTACAGCCCCGACTGGTCACTGGTGGAGACCATCAACGAGCTGCAAATGG agCGGATCTTTGAGGACCATGAGAACTTGGTGGAGAACCTACTGAATTGGACCAGAGACAGCCATAACAAACTGATGTTCATCGAGCGCATCGAGAAATATGCCCTCTTCAAGAACCCCCAG AACTACTTGTTGGGCAGGAAGGAGACCTCTGAAATGGCCGATAGGAATAAAGAGGCCCTACTAGAG GAGTGTTTCTGTGGCAGCTCAGTGTCAGTACCAGAAATAGAGGGAATCCTCTGGCTGAAGGATGATGGGAAGAAGTCGTGGAAGAAGCGATACTTCCTGCTGCGCGCATCGGGAATCTACTACGTGCCGAAAGGCAAAGCTAAG GCCTCCAGGGACCTGGTATGCTTTCTACAGCTGGACCACGTTAATGTGTACTACGGCCAGGACTACCGCAGCAAGTACAAGGCCCCCACAGACTACTGCCTGGCCCTTAAG cACCCCCAGATCCAGAAGAAGTCCCAGTACATCAAGTATCTGTGCTGTGACGACGTCAGGACCCTCCACCAATGGTTCAACGGCATTCGCATCGCCAAG TACGGGAAACTGCTGTATGTGAACTACCAGGAGGCCATGAAGCGCACGGAGGCGGCCTACGACTggtcctccctctccacctccagcaTCCGCTCTGGCTCCAGCTCCGGCTCAGCCAGTCTGCCCG AGTCCCAGTCGAACCACTCGGGCCAGTCAGACAGTGGAGTGGACACGGCCTCCAGCCACGGGCGCTCCCAGAGCGTGGTCAGCTCCATCTTCTCTGAGGCCTGGAAGAGAGGAACGCAGATGGAGGAGAACACCAGG ATGAGGGAGTCCACCCGAGGCGCCACCCTCCCCCACCCTGCCCAAACGCACCGCCAGACCCCACAACTGGAACCCCCTGCGTTGGCTGCGCCACCACAGCCACAACAGCAACCGCCTCCCCAGACTCGCAGCAGCTACACCCACGCTCTACCCCCCAAGCCACAGGGGGGTACCTCCTCCCCACTTCAACAGCAACTGCCCCCCCAGATCCGCAGCAGTTACACCCAGGTCTTGCCTACCCTGCCCCAACAGCCCTCCCCTCCACCGCCCCAACAGCCCTCCCCTCCACCGCCCCAACAGCCCTCCCCTCCACCGCCCCAACAGCCCTCCCCTCCACCGCCCCAACAGCCCTCCCCTCCACCGCCCCAACAGCCCTCCCCTTCACCGCCCCAACAGCTGCCCCCCCAGATCCGCAGCAGTTACACCCAGGTCTTGCCTACCCTGGCACAACAGCCCTTCCCTCCACCGCCCCAACAGCCCTTCCCTCCACCGCCCCAACAGCTGCCCCCCCAGATCCGCAGCAGTTACACCCAGGTCTTGCCTTCCCTGCCCTTCCCTCCACCGCCAGAACAGCCCTTCCCTCCACCGCCAGAACAGCCCTTCCCTCCACCGCCAGAACAGCCCTTCCCTCCACCGCCAGAACAGCCCTTCCCTCCACCGACCCAACAGCCCTTCCCTCCACCGCCCCAACAGCCCTTCCCTCCACCGCCCCAACAGCCCTTCCCTCCACCGCCCCAACAGCCCTTCCCTCCACCGCCCCAACAGCCCTTCCCTCCACCGCCCCAACAGCCCTCCCCTCCACCGCCCCAACAGCTGCCTCCCCAGATCCGCAGTAGTTACACCCAGGTCTTGCCCTCCCTTTCACCACCCCCCCAGCCCACCCCTACACCACTCTCCCTGCCCCCCCAGCTTTCTCCACCACCCCAACAGCTACCCCCCCAGATCCGCAGCAGTTACACCCAGGTCTTGCCCTCCCTGCCCCCCCAACCCTCTCCACCACCCCCCCAGCTCTCTCCACCACCCCCCCagctctctcctccaccaccccAACAGCTGTCCCCACAGCCCTACAGCAGCTACAACCAAGCTGTGCCCCCTCCACCCCCGCCACCCCCTCCCCCGCCACCCCTGCCTGCCAGCAGCACCCCTCACTACTCGGGCCCCACAGTGTTCGCCAAGTACAGCACCATCACCCGGCTGCAGAACCAGAACGCCGCCCACCAGGCCGCCAATCACCACAGGGCGCAGAACAACCACCAAAGCCCACCCAGGGCGTCAGCTCAAGCCCCGCCTTCTCCCCATCAGACGGCTGTCAAACCGCTGGTCAACAACATCAACGTCCCGCCTCCCCCGCCgccccctcccccgccctccatgcCTGCTCTGGGGTCGGCCATGGCCGCACTCCGGCTCGGTTCCCCCAGCCCGGCCGGCCTGCCCCAGTTCATCCCACCACCGCCGGAGAGCAACGgcatcccccctccccctcctcctccaccgccCCCAGACCCCATGCCAGGTCTGTGCCCATTGCCCTACGGTGCCAACGCCCTCCTGCAGGCACTGGCCCAGAAGTTCCCCAGCGGTCCCCTCCAGGGCCTCTGTCCCCCCGCTGCCAGACTGGTAGAGTCGCCCCCGCCACCGCCTCCTCCCCCGccacctccccctcctacccCACCGCCTCCCCAGAAGCTCTCGGtgcctcccccacctcctcctcccccacctcctcctcccccaacTCCTCAGCAGCAGTACTCGCCCGCAGCTTTTCCCCCCCCTGCCCTACCCAAAACCTTCTCCCCGGGCTTTCTGCTCCACCACAGTGCCCGGAAGCCTCTCTACCCTGTTTCCCCTCTCCCCCCCGCCCCACCTGCTGCCCCTACTcctcccccacccccaccccctcctcctccggtGTCAATGAAGAAGCAGCACAGCCTCCAGATAGTCCACACCCCCAACCAGCCCCCTCCCACATTTCCCAAGCAGCACAGCCTCTCCAAGCCGCCACCCATGTCATTCACGGCTCCGCCCACCACTACCTCCCTGGTGAAACAGATGGCAAGCCAGTTCCCAGGGTCCACACTGTCAACCAATCAACTTGAGAGCGCCAAAGCCCCCCTATCCCCTCCTGCGGTGAAGGCCAAACCAAGATGGCAGCCAGGCTGTGGACAGGCCCAGCAACAGGCCTCTGAGTTCCCTCCACCCGCTTCTGAGAGCAGCCTGCCGttcactcctcctccccctcctcctccgcccCCACCTGCTCCAGTCACCAGCCTTGCCCCTCTtgctccacctccccctcccatcACTGGCCCCACCCCTCcgcctccccctctcccacccgGCAACCTATGCTCGCCCCTGAAGAGATCTCCATCGGGCTCCTCCACACCCTCCTCAGGCTTCTCTGGCTGGGGGGGCAGGAAGCCCCCGCCCGCCACCCCCCAGAAGGCCTCCAGCATCAAGTCTAACTCTTCGGCTGAATACCAGGAGTCCCGCAGGAACCTTCTCAGCAAGTTCGCCCCCcagtcctcctcttccccctccaccGTCCCATCCTTCCCTGCCGTGTCCTTGGGTAGTTCTCCCTCTAaagacccctcctcctccccggCCGCCCCCCCGGCGCCCCCCAAGCCAGGCAAGTTGAACCTGGCCAACCTGCCCCTGGCCCTGCAGGCCAAAGTGGGTCAAGTGGGCCAGCAGCACCAGTCCACCGCCGACTTCCCTCGCGCCGTGGCCTACTTCCCCACTCCCCCGCCGGCGTTTGatctcttcccccctcctccacTGCCCAGTGACGGCCACGTCGGGGCACCTAAGGTAGCAGTGGTCAACCCCCAGCCAAAAGTACCGCCTGCCCCTCCCGGTCCCCCTCCCCCCGCCACCATCAACTCCTCCTGGGGCAAGGGCTCCCTGAAGAAGGCCCCTCCCCCCACGCTGCAGCGGAACCAGCCGTCTCCCCCGGCCCTGTCCCCGCCTCCCAAGCTGCCCCTGCCTACCTCGCCCCCCAAGGGGAACGGCAACAACGGCGCCCCCCAGCCGGGCAACTTCATGGACGACCTGAACCGGACTCTGAAGCGCAAGTCGGTGAGCCGGCAGGGCTCGCTCTCCTCGTCCCGCCTGTCCGGCCCCAAGCTGGAGCTCGCCTCGGGCACCATGGACGACATGGAGTTGGCACTGCCCCCTCCACCTCCCGAGTTGCTGTCAGGGGGGAACGTCTCAGGCTATGCAACGCTACGGCGGGGGCCCCCACCGGCCCCACCCAAGAGGGGGGGCAACACCAAACTGACACACTGA